TAGTGAGGAGGCAGTCATGCCAAACTACAGTGGTAATTGGAGTGGTACATTAGACATTCCACAAAGTCCGTTAAATATTCAATTGCATTTATCTGAAGACGGGACAGGGACATTCTCTGTACCGGCGCAAGCGTTAAAAAACCATCCGATCAAATCGGTAACACAAACAGGTAACAAACTACGTGTAGAAATTAATCTACCAGGTGCACCAATTGTCATTGAAGGTACTGTGGAGCAAGAAAAAATTAGTGCAACATTCTCACAAAGCGGCATGGAGCTACCAATCACATTAACACCTTTTGTACCTGAGGAAGTAGAAGTGACATATGACGAGCTAGTAATTCCCGTAACGGGCGGAGAATTGAAAGTGGCGCTTCAAATGCCAACTGAACAAAGTGCACCAGTTCCAGTTGGGATAATTATCGCCGGTTCAGGTCCAACAACGAAGGATGGAAATACTGCTATTGGTGAAAATAATAGCTACAAAATGCTGGCAGAAGAGTTAGCAGAAAAAGGGATTGCGACAATTCGCTATGATAAGCGTGGAATCGGTGAAAATACCGCGCTCGTTGCCAAAGAAGAAGACTTAGTATTTGATTTGTACGCACAGGACGTGGAGAGAATCGTCAAAGCAATAAATGCCGATCCAAGATTTTCTACAGTCCACGTTATTGGACACAGTGAAGGCTCATTAGTCGGAATGGTTGCGGCAACTTCAACGAAAGTAGATTCGGTTATTTCGCTCGCTGGTGCTGGACGTCCAGTTGACGACATATTGATTGAACAGTTAACACCACAGCTATCGGAAGAATTACTGAAAGCAAGTAAGAACATTTTAGCCGTGTTGAAAAAAGGCGATAAAGTTGAAACGGTACCAGAAAGCTTATATTCATTATTTAGACCTTCAGTTCAACCATATATGATTTCTTGGCTACAATACGACCCTTCGGAGATTTTAAAGTCTCTAGATGTGGAAACGTTAATTATTCAAGGGAAAAACGATGTCCAAGTAAAAGTGAGCGATGCTGAACGCTTAAGCGCAGCGAAGCCTTCTGCAAAACTCCAATATTTTGACACGATGAATCACGTACTAAAAGATTCCCCAACGGATCTGGCAGGAAATATTGCGACTTATACCAACCCAACACTGCCACTTGCTGAAGGACTTGTTGACAGTATTAGCTCGTTTATTTTAAAAAAGTAATTTGTAACAGATCAATAACTAACCACGTGGCAATGTACGCTGCTACGCGGTTAGTTGTTTTTGTAGGGTAAATGCTAACTTCCTACAATTCGCCATATGCATTTCCCTACCATTCATGGTAAATTATTGACAAGAGAAGGAGTGGATAAAAAATGACAATTACAACAAAAACATTAGCAAACGGCGTAGAAATGCCTCTTATCGGCTACGGAACATTCCGCATGAAGGACCATGATGTGGCGTATAAGGGGGTATCACAGGCATTAGAGCTTGGCTACCGTCATCTTGATACAGCGGCCATTTATGCGAATGAAGAAGCGGTGGGACGCGCCATTAAGGATGCGAACATTGCACGTGAGGAGTTGTTTATTACGACAAAGGTTTGGAATAGCGATCAAGGCTATGACCAAACATTAAAAGCGTTTGAAACATCACTACAAAAGCTAGGGTTAGATTATGTAGATCTTTACTTAATTCACTGGCCGAAATCGACAATGAAAGATACGTACCGTGCACTAGAGCGCCTGTATGAAGAAAAGCTAATTCGTGTACCGGGTGTTTCTAATTTCCATCGCCATCATTTAGACGAGCTGTTTACATCATGCAATGTTTCGCCAATGGTCAATCAAATCGAAGTTCATCCGTCATTATCACAGATGGATTTACGCGCGTACTGTACACAGCATGACATCGCGGTAACATCTTGCGCGCCACTTGGAACGGGGATTGTGTTTACACATCCAATCATTAAGCGTCTTGCGGCCAAATATGAAAAAACACCTGCACAAATTATTCTACGCTGGCAGCTTGAAGTGGGCAATATCGCCATTCCAAAATCAGTGACGAAGGAACGCCTAGAAGAAAACTTAAAGGTGTTTGATTTTGCATTAACAGCAAATGAAGTCGCTGAAATGGCAACATTAAATACATGCCATCGTACAGGCACAAATCCTGATGATGGCTATATCAATCCGAATTTCTAAGAGTTATTTAGAAACGACCAACACATTTTTCGTTGGTCGTTTCTTTTTAATGATTCTGCGCAAAATAAAACAACCGGCAAAAAGATGCCGGCTGTATAATCTGACTTACTGATTATTATTTTGGTTATTGTTGTTTGAAAAACGGCCAGAAGCTTGCTGTTTTTTCGCTTCGGCTTGTTGGTTTTGCTGACGTACTTGGTTCACGTCTGTTTCCTGTCCAAATTCTACATTTTTAGAATTCGAATTTTGGAAACGATTGCTTGAAAATAACCCAGAAGCGCGTTGTTTTTTTGCTTCCGCTTGTTGATTCTGTTGTTTAATTTCGTTTACATCTGTGTCGCGCCCAAACTCGGTATTCATTTTTTTCTTGAAGTTAAGGTTGTTGTTGTTATTGTTATTATTATTGTTTGACATCGTCTTCACCTCCTACAAGTAGTCTGTACAGAGGTGTTTTTTTTATTCTGTAAAAAATTTGTGCTGCAGCTTTCCTCATCTTTCTTTCCACGTCAGGAGCATCAGCCTGTAAATAACGAATACACCAACATACGCACCTGCAATTAAAAACACTTCATTTAAAAATAGGGCATGGATGGAGGTCATAAATACGGCATCATCGACAATGATTTGATAGATGGATGTAGCGGCAATCCCGCCGAAAATGATCGTGGAAAGAAGAGCAAACCCATTAAAAACTATTTTTACTTTATCGCTTTTTTGCACAAGATAAAGCATAACAAGTGGGACAACAATGCTGGAAATGACAAGTAAGGCTTTCAAAATCGCACTCCTTTTTATTGTCCTAGTATGTGCTTTTAAAATAGAACTAAACAAATGGAAATACACTTAAAATCATGATAAGAAGTTGTTATGGAAATGCCTTCTTTATCAAATAATGAGGGAAAAGGAGCTGAGTGAATGAGTAAAGAAGTAGGGAAAATATTTGTGGAAAGATTAACGAATAATAGCGATCCGTTATCGAACATTGTCACCGTGCACCTTTTTTGTGAAAATGCCATTAATAGCCTGATAAAAGCCAAAGCAGTTGGGGTCGAGGATTTTACGAAAAAAAATCGAGGCGACTCCTACATTCCAATCCTGGATTCAAATTATGCCATCAAATTATATTTTGTCTTTTCAATGGGGTTAATCGAGCAAAAACTGTATGAAAATTTAAGGTTGCTGAATAATTGGCGAAATAAAGCCGCGCACAATATTCATGAAGAAATCAAAAGGCTACCGATGGATTTTCATCAATTTAATGAAAAGAAGTCAAAAATTTCAACAGAATCAACTGAAAATGAAATTGTCATCGGTGTGGCATTTGCAACCTATGTGGAACTGCATAAGTTTATTGAAGAAACGTATGAAATAAACTTATAAGTGAGGGGATTTTTAAAAAGCTTTAGCAAATAAAAAAATCATCATCCCGTACTAACGAGAAAGATGACTTGTGATGTAATATTTGAGCGAAACCTTTTGAGAGTTAGTTCTCAAAAGGTTGTGGCTTTTTCTTCCATTCGATTCCGCTCGAAACGCAACCAAATGTCACGATTAATAATAAAACAAATAATGTGTTGTGTAACCAATACGGCATGTAGGCTCCTCTTCTCTTGTTGCTGTCGTTTATTGTGTGTTAAATTATTTTACCATACTAATGAGCCGGCATCTAATTGTACGATTCAGTTAATTCGAGAGCCACCTTTACTCACGTTTATTTGAAGTAGGCAGTAAGCATCCCGCAGTTGTGGCTCATCACCATAATGCGGGGTTGCTTTTACGAATTTAGTCTTACTTTTTTGATTGCTGGGTCACTTGTATAATATATGTAAATATTATACAATAAATAAAGGGCGTTATCTTTGAAAAAAGGGCTGATTGCGCTCATCATCATACTAATGATCGTGCTAATACCAATTAGCTACGTTCAAATTAACAAAGTACTTTTCAAAAATCACGTACTCGATTATTTAACAACCGAGCAGCACTATGAGAAAGCCGATATTCAACAAATTGAAGGGATATGGGGCAAAAAGCTCCCAGCGTTTTATGTGACTGTGATTTTCACGGACGAGCCCAATGTGAGGTATACATATTTTGCGCATGGGAAAGTGCATCAATTTGAATATGAAACATTAGATGGTCAACAGCTTGAACCAGAGCAATTGACCCATTATCAAGAG
The sequence above is a segment of the Solibacillus sp. FSL H8-0523 genome. Coding sequences within it:
- a CDS encoding S-layer homology domain-containing protein, giving the protein MKKKMFTTVLASAIAIPAVVVPVSADTVFTDISPMSEYAEAVQFLSAEKLITGYSDHTFRPEQSISRQHVISIINNAVDLTPIREAKAFSDVPTNHPYSEAIQKAYRAGIIDGYEDSTFKPDQAITRAQAAKVMALAFKLQPGEKVTFQDVAKNHWSMPYIQAFASSGVTTTGLFHPNDQLTRGHYALFLYRLISSEEAVMPNYSGNWSGTLDIPQSPLNIQLHLSEDGTGTFSVPAQALKNHPIKSVTQTGNKLRVEINLPGAPIVIEGTVEQEKISATFSQSGMELPITLTPFVPEEVEVTYDELVIPVTGGELKVALQMPTEQSAPVPVGIIIAGSGPTTKDGNTAIGENNSYKMLAEELAEKGIATIRYDKRGIGENTALVAKEEDLVFDLYAQDVERIVKAINADPRFSTVHVIGHSEGSLVGMVAATSTKVDSVISLAGAGRPVDDILIEQLTPQLSEELLKASKNILAVLKKGDKVETVPESLYSLFRPSVQPYMISWLQYDPSEILKSLDVETLIIQGKNDVQVKVSDAERLSAAKPSAKLQYFDTMNHVLKDSPTDLAGNIATYTNPTLPLAEGLVDSISSFILKK
- a CDS encoding aldo/keto reductase, with product MTITTKTLANGVEMPLIGYGTFRMKDHDVAYKGVSQALELGYRHLDTAAIYANEEAVGRAIKDANIAREELFITTKVWNSDQGYDQTLKAFETSLQKLGLDYVDLYLIHWPKSTMKDTYRALERLYEEKLIRVPGVSNFHRHHLDELFTSCNVSPMVNQIEVHPSLSQMDLRAYCTQHDIAVTSCAPLGTGIVFTHPIIKRLAAKYEKTPAQIILRWQLEVGNIAIPKSVTKERLEENLKVFDFALTANEVAEMATLNTCHRTGTNPDDGYINPNF
- a CDS encoding gamma-type small acid-soluble spore protein, with translation MSNNNNNNNNNNLNFKKKMNTEFGRDTDVNEIKQQNQQAEAKKQRASGLFSSNRFQNSNSKNVEFGQETDVNQVRQQNQQAEAKKQQASGRFSNNNNQNNNQ
- a CDS encoding transposase — its product is MKALLVISSIVVPLVMLYLVQKSDKVKIVFNGFALLSTIIFGGIAATSIYQIIVDDAVFMTSIHALFLNEVFLIAGAYVGVFVIYRLMLLTWKER
- a CDS encoding RND transporter, translated to MSKEVGKIFVERLTNNSDPLSNIVTVHLFCENAINSLIKAKAVGVEDFTKKNRGDSYIPILDSNYAIKLYFVFSMGLIEQKLYENLRLLNNWRNKAAHNIHEEIKRLPMDFHQFNEKKSKISTESTENEIVIGVAFATYVELHKFIEETYEINL
- a CDS encoding DUF3139 domain-containing protein, which gives rise to MKKGLIALIIILMIVLIPISYVQINKVLFKNHVLDYLTTEQHYEKADIQQIEGIWGKKLPAFYVTVIFTDEPNVRYTYFAHGKVHQFEYETLDGQQLEPEQLTHYQEPNYKYELK